From the bacterium genome, one window contains:
- a CDS encoding flippase-like domain-containing protein: MAVKGGVPLLLGAALLAALAWWFGLGGALAALRHASPRGLVEYAAWSAVVLGLQAGRWRVMAAAVGAPVGVGRIAAARLAGDGVASLLPLARVGGDPLRAVLARAGATPLASASAGVAIDRLLEVIGNLLAVAAYLAVFSAAMAGTSARATWLVGAGVAALLVLLAALVVRLGRGGRPLAPLYGSRARRWVGRHAGWLDGLRRVEDHLLGFFAAHRATFVAGIALTALIELVVVLQYRALLGAFGLDLELPVLLMVLLGGGMARAVPTPAALGALEATQVLAVGATTGRADLGFVVGVILRLHETLFVLIGLLALSLLGVSPARLPTARRATSP; encoded by the coding sequence GTGGCAGTGAAGGGCGGCGTCCCGCTGCTGCTCGGCGCCGCGCTGCTGGCGGCGCTGGCATGGTGGTTCGGCCTCGGCGGCGCGCTGGCGGCGTTGCGCCACGCCTCGCCGCGCGGCCTGGTCGAGTATGCGGCGTGGTCGGCGGTGGTGCTCGGCCTGCAGGCCGGGCGCTGGCGGGTGATGGCGGCGGCGGTTGGGGCGCCGGTCGGCGTGGGGCGGATCGCCGCGGCGCGCCTGGCCGGCGACGGCGTCGCCTCGCTGCTGCCGTTGGCGCGGGTGGGCGGCGATCCGCTGCGCGCCGTGCTGGCGCGCGCCGGCGCGACCCCGCTCGCGTCGGCGAGCGCGGGGGTGGCGATCGACCGGCTGCTCGAGGTCATCGGCAATCTGCTCGCGGTGGCCGCCTACCTGGCCGTGTTCTCGGCCGCCATGGCCGGCACGTCGGCGCGCGCCACCTGGCTCGTCGGCGCCGGGGTCGCCGCGCTGCTGGTCCTGCTGGCGGCGTTGGTCGTGCGGCTGGGGCGCGGCGGCCGGCCACTGGCGCCGTTGTACGGGTCGCGCGCCCGCCGATGGGTCGGGCGCCACGCGGGTTGGCTGGACGGGTTGCGCCGCGTCGAGGACCACCTGCTGGGGTTCTTCGCCGCCCACCGCGCCACCTTCGTCGCCGGCATCGCGCTCACGGCGCTGATCGAGCTGGTCGTGGTGCTGCAGTACCGGGCGCTGCTCGGCGCCTTCGGCCTCGACCTCGAGCTGCCGGTGCTGCTGATGGTGCTGCTCGGTGGCGGCATGGCGCGCGCGGTGCCGACGCCGGCGGCCCTGGGCGCGCTGGAGGCGACACAGGTGCTCGCGGTCGGCGCCACCACCGGGCGCGCCGATCTCGGCTTCGTGGTCGGCGTCATCCTGCGTCTGCACGAGACGCTGTTCGTCCTGATCGGACTGCTGGCACTGTCGCTGCTCGGCGTCTCGCCGGCGCGCCTGCCGACGGCGCGCCGGGCGACGAGCCCATGA
- a CDS encoding polysaccharide deacetylase family protein translates to MTAPRHAMSVDVEDWFHDGGLAAAAGGGRVERNTDALLEQFAAAGARATFFVLGAVAERHPALVRRIADAGHELASHGHAHHHLANQLWREFRADVERARRLLEDVSGRPVRGYRAPYFAIRAGVRWPIEQLAAAGYSYDSSVLPNDRPPGLELVSPRQPYRHHNGLWEVPVAVLRLCRFWHLPAASGWGLRLLPPRLLAHGLRGFERDVGSGVFYLHPWELDPDSPSAPGAARWLLRAGRARLAPRLERLLRARAFGAIRDLFPQVAAPPGEAAPWQ, encoded by the coding sequence GTGACAGCGCCGCGCCACGCCATGTCGGTCGACGTCGAGGACTGGTTTCACGACGGCGGCCTCGCGGCCGCCGCCGGCGGCGGCCGGGTCGAGCGTAACACCGACGCGCTCCTCGAGCAGTTCGCGGCCGCCGGGGCGCGGGCGACCTTCTTCGTGCTCGGCGCCGTCGCCGAGCGGCATCCGGCGCTGGTGCGGCGCATCGCCGACGCCGGCCACGAGCTCGCCAGTCACGGCCACGCCCACCATCACCTGGCGAACCAACTCTGGCGCGAGTTCCGCGCCGACGTCGAGCGCGCCCGGCGGCTGCTCGAGGACGTCAGCGGCCGACCGGTGCGCGGCTACCGCGCGCCCTACTTCGCCATCCGCGCCGGCGTGCGCTGGCCGATCGAGCAACTCGCCGCGGCGGGCTACTCCTACGACTCGAGCGTCCTGCCGAACGACCGGCCGCCGGGGCTCGAGCTGGTCTCGCCGCGGCAGCCGTACCGCCACCACAACGGTCTCTGGGAGGTGCCGGTGGCGGTGCTGCGGCTCTGCCGCTTCTGGCACCTGCCGGCGGCCAGCGGCTGGGGGCTGCGACTGCTGCCGCCGCGCCTGCTGGCGCACGGCCTGCGCGGCTTCGAGCGCGACGTCGGCAGCGGCGTCTTCTACCTCCATCCGTGGGAGCTCGATCCCGATTCGCCGAGCGCGCCGGGCGCGGCGCGCTGGCTGCTGCGCGCCGGCCGCGCGCGCCTGGCGCCGCGCCTCGAGCGCCTGTTGCGCGCGCGCGCCTTCGGCGCCATCCGCGACCTCTTTCCGCAGGTCGCCGCGCCGCCAGGGGAGGCGGCGCCGTGGCAGTGA
- a CDS encoding beta-ketoacyl-[acyl-carrier-protein] synthase family protein — protein sequence MTRVAITGIGSINALGVGVEAFASGLREGRCGIGALTRFAAAGYRTACAAEAPPPPLPEAIPSGAARRLSHTARLAVVAAAEAWRGSGLDDGRTCGVVLGTTTGGLAGGEESYRIEGAGTGARAPLRDWLETPIAVATDAVAALIGSRGPRVTVSTACSSGANALGIAADWIRGGQATAVLCGGAESLCRMTYSGFNVLQALDRVPCRPFDRARAGLTLGEGAALFVLEAWEAAARRGAPILGELLGYGVSADAHHLTQPRPDGAGAILAMRRALADAGVDADRIDYVNAHGTGTPLNDAVETRAIKAVLGPRAYAVPVSSTKSQVGHCLAAAGAIEALAALLALRGGFLPPTVSLREPDPECDLDYVPARSRPAALRTVLSNSYGFGGNNTSVVLGAAPEATP from the coding sequence ATGACCCGGGTCGCGATCACCGGCATCGGCAGCATCAACGCCCTCGGCGTCGGGGTCGAGGCCTTCGCGTCCGGCCTGCGCGAGGGCCGGTGCGGCATCGGCGCGCTGACCCGCTTCGCCGCCGCGGGCTACCGCACGGCCTGCGCCGCGGAAGCGCCGCCGCCGCCGCTGCCGGAGGCCATTCCGAGCGGCGCGGCGCGGCGGCTCTCGCACACGGCGCGGCTCGCCGTGGTCGCCGCCGCGGAGGCCTGGCGGGGCAGCGGGCTCGACGACGGCCGGACCTGCGGCGTGGTGCTCGGCACCACCACCGGCGGGCTCGCCGGCGGCGAGGAGAGCTACCGCATCGAAGGCGCCGGCACGGGAGCGCGGGCGCCGCTGCGCGATTGGCTCGAGACGCCGATCGCGGTCGCCACCGACGCCGTCGCGGCGTTGATCGGCAGCCGCGGCCCGCGCGTCACGGTGTCCACCGCGTGCTCCTCCGGCGCCAACGCCCTCGGCATCGCCGCCGACTGGATCCGCGGCGGCCAGGCGACCGCGGTGCTGTGCGGCGGCGCCGAGTCGCTGTGCCGCATGACCTACTCGGGGTTCAACGTCCTGCAGGCCCTCGATCGCGTCCCCTGCCGGCCGTTCGATCGCGCCCGCGCCGGCCTGACCCTGGGCGAAGGGGCGGCCCTGTTCGTGCTCGAGGCGTGGGAGGCCGCCGCGCGCCGCGGCGCGCCGATCCTCGGCGAGCTCCTCGGCTACGGGGTCAGCGCCGACGCGCACCATCTCACCCAGCCGCGCCCCGACGGCGCCGGCGCCATCCTGGCGATGCGGCGCGCCCTCGCCGATGCCGGCGTCGACGCCGACCGCATCGACTACGTCAACGCGCACGGCACCGGGACGCCCCTGAACGACGCCGTCGAGACGCGCGCCATCAAGGCGGTGCTCGGACCGCGCGCCTATGCGGTGCCGGTGTCGTCGACCAAGTCGCAGGTCGGACACTGCCTCGCCGCCGCCGGCGCCATCGAGGCGCTGGCGGCGCTGCTGGCGCTGCGCGGCGGTTTCCTTCCGCCGACCGTCAGCCTGCGCGAGCCGGATCCCGAGTGCGATCTCGACTACGTGCCGGCGCGCAGCCGCCCGGCGGCCCTGCGCACCGTGCTCTCGAACTCGTACGGCTTCGGCGGCAACAATACGAGCGTGGTCCTCGGCGCCGCCCCCGAGGCGACGCCATGA
- a CDS encoding 3-oxoacyl-ACP reductase FabG, protein MNDPWRLDGRRALVTGASRGIGRATAEVLAAAGAAVAVNYARSALEAEETAEGLRAHGGEVEVVQADVADAAQVEAMFAHLRKRWDGVDILVNNAAVTRDGLAMLLSPAQWDEVLAVNLRGAFLCARQALRPMIKRRWGRIINVVSPAALLGQEGAANYAAAKGGLLSFTKSLAREVGRYAITVNAVCPGLVDTRLIADMPAPLRQRHLGHVPLGRVGQPDEVAQAIRFLASPAAAYVTGATLAVDGGLTMA, encoded by the coding sequence CTGAACGATCCCTGGCGCCTCGACGGCCGGCGCGCCCTGGTCACCGGCGCCTCGCGCGGCATCGGCCGCGCCACCGCCGAGGTGCTGGCGGCGGCGGGCGCCGCGGTGGCCGTCAACTACGCGCGCTCGGCGCTGGAGGCGGAGGAGACCGCGGAGGGGCTGCGCGCGCACGGCGGCGAGGTCGAGGTGGTGCAGGCGGACGTCGCCGACGCGGCGCAGGTCGAGGCGATGTTCGCCCACCTGCGCAAACGCTGGGACGGCGTCGACATCCTGGTCAACAACGCCGCGGTGACGCGCGACGGCCTCGCCATGCTGCTCAGCCCCGCCCAGTGGGACGAGGTGCTGGCCGTCAACCTGCGCGGCGCCTTCCTGTGCGCCCGGCAGGCGTTGCGGCCGATGATCAAGCGGCGCTGGGGGCGGATCATCAACGTCGTCTCGCCGGCGGCGCTGCTCGGCCAGGAGGGCGCGGCCAACTACGCCGCCGCCAAGGGCGGGCTGCTCAGCTTCACCAAGTCGCTGGCGCGCGAGGTCGGGCGCTATGCCATCACCGTCAACGCCGTCTGCCCCGGTCTGGTCGACACCCGTCTGATCGCCGACATGCCGGCGCCGCTGCGCCAGCGCCACCTCGGCCACGTCCCGCTCGGCCGCGTCGGCCAGCCGGACGAGGTGGCGCAGGCGATCCGCTTCCTCGCCTCGCCGGCCGCCGCCTACGTCACCGGCGCCACCCTCGCCGTCGACGGCGGCCTGACCATGGCGTGA
- a CDS encoding cobalamin-dependent protein (Presence of a B(12) (cobalamin)-binding domain implies dependence on cobalamin itself, in one of its several forms, or in some unusual lineages, dependence on a cobalamin-like analog.) — translation MRVLLISANTEHLPDPVYPLGAAYMATVAEQHGHTVATFDCCFAGDPRAALTAQVRDFAPDAVGISLRNLDSSAYPQTTSYVPDYRALIETVRAATPAPIVLGGAGFTVMPGTLMRWLDAEVGVVGEGELAFPWVLERLAAGASLRSTAAMRCEPAGRGVCVTPTGRIRRLDDAGAPRRAAFDWHRYYERGGALNIQTKRGCVFECVFCSYPLIEGATVRVRSPAAVVDEIEAARRETGARHWFFVDNIFNLPLRHAKAICRELIARDLDIEWSAYLNPKFVDAELCDLMARSGCRAIELGTDSGAPTLIANLRKEFALDDLRRTSALFAAHGLKFCHSLIFGGPGETAESIDQTIALMEELRPTAVIAMTGIRILPGTGMVEIALRDGLIDADDPLIEPRFYVAPGLGDALIDRIDAYARQQPNWIVPGLGIKTNIAVLRRLRDRRIKGQLWRLLR, via the coding sequence ATGCGCGTTCTGCTCATCTCCGCCAACACGGAACACCTCCCCGATCCGGTGTATCCGCTCGGCGCCGCCTACATGGCGACGGTCGCCGAGCAGCACGGCCACACGGTGGCCACGTTCGACTGCTGCTTCGCCGGCGATCCGCGGGCGGCGCTGACGGCGCAGGTGCGCGACTTCGCGCCCGACGCGGTCGGCATCTCGCTGCGCAACCTCGATTCGTCGGCCTATCCGCAGACCACCTCCTACGTGCCCGACTACCGCGCCCTGATCGAGACCGTGCGCGCCGCGACGCCGGCGCCGATCGTGCTCGGCGGCGCCGGCTTCACGGTGATGCCGGGCACGCTGATGCGCTGGCTCGACGCCGAGGTCGGCGTGGTCGGCGAGGGCGAGCTCGCCTTCCCCTGGGTGCTCGAGCGCCTGGCCGCCGGCGCGTCGCTGCGCTCGACGGCGGCGATGCGTTGCGAGCCCGCGGGCCGCGGCGTCTGCGTCACCCCGACCGGTCGCATCCGCCGTCTCGACGACGCCGGCGCGCCGCGCCGCGCCGCCTTCGACTGGCACCGCTACTACGAGCGCGGGGGCGCGCTGAACATCCAGACCAAGCGCGGCTGCGTCTTCGAGTGCGTGTTCTGCAGCTATCCGCTGATCGAAGGCGCGACCGTGCGCGTGCGCAGCCCGGCGGCGGTGGTGGACGAGATCGAGGCGGCGCGGCGCGAGACCGGGGCGCGCCACTGGTTCTTCGTCGACAACATCTTCAATCTGCCGCTGCGCCACGCCAAGGCGATCTGCCGCGAGCTCATCGCCCGCGACCTCGACATCGAGTGGTCCGCCTACCTGAACCCCAAGTTCGTCGACGCCGAGCTGTGCGACCTGATGGCCCGCTCCGGCTGCCGCGCCATCGAGCTCGGCACCGATTCCGGAGCGCCGACCCTGATCGCCAACCTGCGCAAGGAGTTCGCCCTCGACGATCTGCGCCGCACCTCGGCGCTGTTCGCGGCGCACGGGCTCAAGTTCTGCCACAGCCTGATCTTCGGCGGCCCCGGCGAGACCGCGGAGAGCATCGACCAGACCATCGCCCTGATGGAGGAGCTGCGGCCGACGGCGGTGATCGCGATGACCGGCATCCGCATCCTGCCCGGCACCGGCATGGTCGAGATCGCGCTGCGCGACGGCCTCATCGACGCCGACGACCCGTTGATCGAGCCCCGCTTCTACGTCGCGCCGGGGCTCGGCGACGCGCTCATCGATCGCATCGACGCCTATGCCCGCCAGCAGCCGAACTGGATCGTGCCGGGGCTCGGCATCAAGACCAACATCGCCGTGCTGCGCCGCCTGCGCGACCGCCGCATCAAGGGCCAGTTGTGGCGCCTGCTGCGCTGA
- a CDS encoding amidohydrolase family protein, with protein sequence MAALDYALFDADTHYYEPDDCFTRHIEAAWRERTVWIDRGPDGTTRPGRMYVGRERCQFFSVGAGDSVGAPGIMKAFLRGETEEGGSPSLQPIDALAVPEFTDRAARLARMDAQRVEAALLLPTAGVGVEPQLRETPEVLYPSLRAFNRWLEEDWGYGGDGRVFGAPLLSLFDRDQAVAELDRLLARGARFAILTAGPFAGRSPADPHFDPFWARCQEASLNIVYHIGRTPFSEMYNPPWGLRPHPPSHRHTLMEWALSFTERPVVDTITALIADNLFGRFPGLRVLSIEYGSGWVAPLLHKLDHLARLYSKDMWRFGVPPERPSDTFRRNVWVAPFFEDDIPALARLIGADHVLGGSDYPHPEGLLWPAELADELPGMSPLEVRKIMRDNLAALIGRDTRSPGAAGGAAGRI encoded by the coding sequence ATGGCCGCGCTCGACTACGCGCTCTTCGACGCCGACACCCATTACTACGAGCCGGACGACTGCTTCACCCGGCACATCGAGGCGGCGTGGCGGGAACGGACGGTGTGGATCGACCGCGGGCCCGACGGCACCACCCGCCCGGGCAGAATGTACGTCGGCCGCGAACGCTGCCAGTTCTTCAGCGTCGGCGCCGGCGACAGCGTCGGCGCCCCCGGCATCATGAAGGCGTTCCTGCGCGGCGAGACCGAGGAGGGCGGCAGCCCGAGCCTGCAGCCGATCGACGCCCTCGCCGTGCCGGAGTTCACCGACCGCGCGGCCCGCCTGGCGCGGATGGACGCGCAGCGCGTCGAGGCCGCCCTGCTGCTACCCACCGCCGGCGTCGGCGTCGAGCCGCAACTGCGCGAGACGCCGGAGGTGCTGTACCCGAGCCTGCGCGCCTTCAACCGCTGGCTGGAGGAGGATTGGGGCTACGGGGGCGACGGCCGCGTGTTCGGCGCGCCGCTGCTGTCGCTGTTCGACCGCGACCAGGCGGTCGCCGAGCTCGACCGCCTGCTGGCGCGCGGCGCGCGCTTCGCCATCCTGACCGCCGGGCCCTTCGCCGGCCGCTCGCCGGCGGATCCCCACTTCGATCCCTTCTGGGCGCGCTGCCAGGAGGCGTCGCTCAACATCGTCTACCACATCGGCCGCACCCCCTTCAGCGAGATGTACAACCCGCCCTGGGGCCTGCGCCCGCACCCGCCGTCGCACCGCCACACCCTGATGGAGTGGGCGCTGTCGTTCACCGAGCGGCCGGTCGTCGATACCATCACGGCGCTGATCGCCGACAACCTCTTCGGCCGCTTCCCGGGCCTGCGGGTGCTGAGCATCGAGTACGGCTCGGGCTGGGTGGCGCCGCTGCTGCACAAGCTCGATCACCTGGCGCGCCTCTACAGCAAGGACATGTGGCGCTTCGGCGTGCCGCCGGAGCGGCCGAGCGACACCTTCCGGCGCAACGTGTGGGTGGCGCCCTTCTTCGAGGACGACATCCCGGCGCTGGCGCGGCTGATCGGCGCCGACCACGTGCTCGGCGGCTCCGACTATCCCCATCCCGAGGGACTCCTGTGGCCGGCCGAGCTCGCCGACGAGCTGCCCGGGATGTCGCCGCTCGAGGTCCGCAAGATCATGCGCGACAATCTCGCGGCGCTCATCGGCCGTGATACGAGATCGCCAGGAGCCGCGGGTGGCGCGGCGGGGCGAATCTGA
- the metG gene encoding methionine--tRNA ligase subunit beta, whose translation MSDETEQISIDDFARVDLRVGTIRSAEPHPKADRLLVLTVDLGEARPRQLVAGIRAAYDHRFLVGQQVVVVANLKPAVLRGVESQGMLLAASDAAGLSVLAPGRRFAPGTKVK comes from the coding sequence ATGAGCGACGAGACCGAGCAGATTTCCATCGACGACTTCGCCCGCGTCGACCTCCGCGTCGGCACCATCCGCAGCGCCGAGCCGCACCCCAAGGCGGATCGCCTGCTGGTGCTCACCGTCGACCTCGGCGAAGCGCGGCCGCGCCAGCTCGTGGCGGGCATCCGCGCCGCCTACGATCACCGCTTCCTGGTCGGCCAGCAGGTGGTGGTGGTCGCCAACCTCAAGCCGGCGGTGCTGCGCGGCGTCGAGTCGCAGGGCATGCTGCTCGCCGCCAGCGACGCGGCCGGGCTCAGCGTCCTCGCGCCCGGCCGGCGCTTCGCGCCCGGGACGAAGGTGAAGTGA
- a CDS encoding HAD family phosphatase — translation MTRIPPRAVLWDMDGTLVDSGDLHFLAWRETMREHGRSLTRAEFDATFGQRNDAILRRLLDPAIGDADIARIGDEKEARYRALVAAHGIQPLAGALDWVRRLAAVGWRQAIASSGPRANAETIIAALALDGAFAAVAAAEDVTHGKPHPEVFLVAAARLDVAPARCVVLEDAPPGIEAGRRAGMPTIGVLSTHAALAADVVVAALTDLAADAFDRLIAA, via the coding sequence GTGACCCGCATCCCGCCGCGCGCCGTCCTCTGGGACATGGACGGCACGCTGGTCGATTCCGGCGATCTCCACTTCCTCGCCTGGCGCGAGACGATGCGGGAGCACGGCCGGAGCCTCACCCGCGCCGAGTTCGACGCCACCTTCGGGCAGCGCAACGACGCCATCCTCCGCCGCCTGCTCGATCCGGCGATCGGCGATGCCGACATCGCCCGCATCGGCGACGAGAAGGAAGCGCGCTACCGCGCCCTGGTCGCCGCGCACGGCATCCAGCCGTTGGCCGGCGCGCTCGACTGGGTGCGCCGTCTCGCCGCCGTCGGCTGGCGGCAGGCGATCGCCAGCTCCGGGCCGCGCGCCAACGCCGAGACGATCATCGCCGCCCTCGCGCTGGACGGCGCCTTCGCCGCCGTCGCCGCCGCCGAGGACGTCACCCACGGCAAGCCCCACCCCGAGGTCTTCCTCGTCGCCGCGGCCCGGCTCGACGTCGCCCCGGCGCGCTGCGTCGTCCTCGAGGACGCGCCGCCGGGCATCGAGGCCGGCCGCCGCGCGGGCATGCCCACCATCGGCGTGCTGTCGACGCATGCGGCGTTGGCGGCCGACGTCGTGGTCGCGGCGCTCACCGACCTGGCGGCCGACGCCTTCGACCGGCTGATCGCGGCGTGA
- a CDS encoding transporter substrate-binding domain-containing protein — protein MKRWSLFPALCASALLAGCAMMKGGSSDTSPSPVIDRILQRGELRVGTSGTQPPLSATAKDGSLMGFDIEIANAMANAMGVKLTLVPMDFHDLLPAVQKGDVDMVLSGLTMTPQRNLKVAFVGPYLVSGMSLLTKSKTMSKLRKAEEINTATVKVAALRGSTAEKFAQTHLPKAQMTLVDTLDEGVAQVREGKVEALLADHPFCLVSVYRYRDELATLDTPFTFEPLGIALPPNDPLLVNWTQNELADLDDSGTIYDMMYTWFEEDDWVTRLK, from the coding sequence ATGAAGCGGTGGTCTCTGTTCCCGGCGCTGTGCGCCAGCGCGCTGCTCGCCGGGTGCGCGATGATGAAGGGCGGGTCGAGCGACACGTCGCCGTCGCCGGTGATCGATCGGATCCTCCAGCGCGGCGAGCTGCGGGTCGGCACCTCGGGCACCCAGCCGCCGCTCAGCGCCACCGCCAAGGACGGATCGCTGATGGGCTTCGACATCGAGATCGCCAACGCCATGGCGAACGCGATGGGCGTGAAGCTGACCCTGGTGCCGATGGACTTTCACGACCTCCTGCCGGCGGTGCAGAAGGGCGACGTCGACATGGTGCTCTCCGGCCTGACGATGACGCCGCAGCGCAACCTGAAGGTGGCGTTCGTCGGCCCTTATCTGGTCTCCGGCATGTCGCTGCTCACCAAGTCGAAGACCATGAGCAAGCTGCGCAAGGCGGAGGAGATCAACACCGCGACGGTGAAGGTCGCGGCGCTGCGCGGCTCGACGGCGGAGAAGTTCGCCCAGACCCATCTGCCGAAGGCGCAGATGACGCTGGTCGACACCCTCGACGAGGGCGTCGCCCAGGTGCGCGAGGGCAAGGTCGAGGCCCTGCTCGCCGACCATCCCTTCTGCCTGGTCAGCGTCTACCGCTACCGCGACGAGCTGGCGACGCTCGACACCCCATTCACTTTCGAGCCGCTCGGCATCGCCCTGCCACCCAACGATCCGCTGCTCGTCAACTGGACGCAGAACGAGCTCGCCGACCTCGACGACTCGGGCACGATCTACGACATGATGTACACCTGGTTCGAGGAGGACGACTGGGTCACGCGGCTGAAGTGA
- a CDS encoding response regulator has protein sequence MTRILVVDDKEENLYYLDALLRGHGWVVETARHGAEALAKARRDPPDLVVSDLLMPVMDGYTLLRHWKADPRLRRAPFIVYTATYTEPEDERLALGLGADAFILKPAEPDDFLSRIRAVLAPGEHGAAAPSAPAGGEEGLLKSYSETLIRKLEEKTLQLEEANQALQRDIAERQRAEEKLRESEERFRELAETIQEAFWITDPDKTRMLYVSPAYERIWGRTCASLYAAPGGWLEAVHPEDRARVAAAAARQGEGEYDETYRILRPDESVRWIRDRAFPVRGPAGTVRRIVGTAEDVTKRRQLEEQIRQAQKMEAIGHLAGGVAHDFNNILAAIVGNAQLALSDTAADHPARTSLEEIFKACTRARMLVQQILTFSSQQPQTRRVIALGPVVEETVNFLRATIPAAVELALTLDPAAPPVLADPTQVHQVVANLCTNAWHALEDGPGRIAVSLRRVALDAAGASHLAGLRPGPAACLVVTDTGAGMDAATLERMFEPFFTTKELGKGTGMGLAVVHGIVQGHDGAIAVRSQPGRGTTAEVYFPAAADAAQDAAPAAAVAPRGDGQHILYLDDEEPLVRLASRMLERLGYRISAFTSAAEAVQAFRDDPHRFDLVIADLNMPGASGLHVAAELLALRPDLPIALCSGHVTEDLKQRARAAGLREVLYKPNTMQELSDAIHRLAVSARDA, from the coding sequence ATGACCCGGATCCTGGTGGTCGACGACAAGGAGGAGAACCTCTACTACCTCGACGCGCTGCTGCGCGGTCACGGCTGGGTGGTCGAAACGGCCCGCCACGGCGCCGAGGCGCTGGCCAAGGCGCGCCGCGATCCGCCGGACCTGGTGGTGTCCGATCTGCTGATGCCGGTGATGGACGGCTACACGCTGCTGCGGCACTGGAAGGCCGATCCGCGCCTGCGCCGGGCGCCGTTCATCGTCTACACCGCCACCTACACCGAGCCGGAGGACGAGCGGCTGGCGCTGGGCCTCGGCGCCGACGCGTTCATCCTCAAACCGGCCGAGCCGGACGATTTCCTCTCCCGCATCCGCGCCGTGCTGGCGCCCGGGGAGCATGGCGCCGCCGCGCCCAGCGCGCCGGCGGGCGGCGAGGAGGGGCTGCTGAAGAGCTACAGCGAGACCCTCATCCGCAAACTGGAGGAGAAGACGCTGCAGCTCGAGGAGGCGAACCAGGCGCTGCAGCGCGACATCGCCGAGCGCCAGCGCGCCGAGGAGAAGCTGCGGGAGAGCGAGGAGCGCTTCCGCGAGCTCGCCGAGACCATCCAGGAAGCGTTCTGGATCACCGATCCGGACAAGACCCGGATGCTGTACGTGAGCCCCGCCTACGAGCGGATCTGGGGGCGCACCTGCGCCAGCCTGTACGCCGCCCCGGGGGGCTGGCTGGAGGCGGTCCACCCCGAGGATCGCGCCCGGGTCGCCGCCGCCGCGGCGCGTCAGGGCGAGGGCGAGTACGACGAGACCTACCGCATCCTGCGCCCCGACGAGTCGGTGCGCTGGATCCGCGACCGCGCCTTCCCGGTGCGCGGACCCGCCGGCACGGTGCGGCGCATCGTCGGCACCGCCGAGGACGTCACCAAGCGCCGCCAGCTCGAGGAACAGATCCGACAGGCGCAGAAGATGGAAGCGATCGGCCATCTCGCCGGCGGCGTGGCGCACGATTTCAACAACATCCTCGCCGCCATCGTCGGCAACGCGCAGTTGGCGCTGTCCGACACCGCCGCCGATCATCCGGCGCGCACCAGCCTGGAGGAGATCTTCAAGGCCTGCACGCGCGCCCGCATGCTGGTGCAGCAGATCCTCACCTTCAGCAGTCAACAGCCGCAGACTCGCCGCGTCATCGCGCTCGGGCCGGTGGTCGAGGAGACGGTCAACTTTCTGCGCGCCACCATCCCCGCCGCCGTCGAGCTGGCGCTGACGCTCGATCCCGCCGCCCCGCCGGTGCTCGCCGACCCGACGCAGGTGCACCAGGTGGTCGCCAATCTCTGCACCAACGCCTGGCACGCGCTCGAGGACGGGCCCGGCCGCATCGCGGTGAGCCTGCGGCGGGTCGCGCTGGACGCCGCGGGGGCCAGCCACCTCGCCGGTCTGCGCCCCGGACCCGCGGCCTGCCTGGTCGTCACCGACACCGGCGCCGGCATGGACGCGGCGACGCTCGAGCGCATGTTCGAGCCCTTCTTCACCACCAAGGAGCTCGGCAAGGGCACCGGCATGGGGCTCGCGGTGGTGCACGGCATCGTCCAGGGACACGACGGGGCGATCGCCGTGCGCAGCCAGCCCGGCCGCGGCACGACCGCCGAGGTCTACTTCCCGGCCGCGGCCGACGCGGCCCAGGACGCGGCGCCGGCCGCCGCCGTGGCGCCGCGGGGCGACGGCCAGCACATCCTCTATCTCGACGACGAGGAGCCGCTGGTGCGCCTCGCCTCGCGCATGCTCGAGCGCCTCGGTTATCGCATCAGCGCCTTCACCTCGGCGGCGGAGGCGGTGCAGGCCTTCCGCGACGATCCGCACCGCTTCGACCTCGTGATCGCCGACCTGAACATGCCCGGCGCCTCCGGGCTGCACGTCGCCGCCGAGCTGCTGGCACTGCGGCCCGACCTGCCGATCGCCCTCTGCTCCGGTCACGTGACCGAGGACCTGAAGCAGCGGGCCCGCGCCGCCGGCCTGCGCGAGGTGCTCTACAAGCCCAACACCATGCAGGAGCTCAGCGACGCCATCCACCGCCTCGCCGTCAGCGCCCGCGATGCGTGA